Genomic segment of Zingiber officinale cultivar Zhangliang chromosome 11B, Zo_v1.1, whole genome shotgun sequence:
caattcaagcttggcttgaacttggttcgagcttggcttgagcttggtttgagcttggttcgtttagatgttatcaagctctcaattcaagcttgcttgattgtttgaaacttttaattgtttgattggttattaagattgataatttaaatttatttattttattttattatttatttatcatattgaaaagaattttattaataaatattattcgtgaacattgttcacgaacgttgttcacgaacattgttcacgaacgttgttcacgaacgttaacgagctgaacacatatgtgttcaagcttgtttgtttagcttaacgagttgttcaagcttgtttgtttaattaatctaatgtatattgaatgaacataaacaagctcttaccaagccgaacaccaagcttgttcacgaacgcttggttcatttacagccctagttgGGAGGGTTGGGTTGCACATGTCAGGCGAGGATCTGGGTTGGCTAAAGGATCACGTTAGCCAAGCAGAACGAACAGTTGTATATTGTTAAAGCTGGGGTCCGACCTCTCCTCCTTTGAGCAACTAACCTATTCTATGACTATTGAGCACTTTACTAATTACCATGGAATGTAtatataattcttttttttttttttttatggagaAAAATCTTTTGTTTAGTGCAGTGTTGTTTGTGTCAATTTAACTGAAGCTGCTCCAGTATATCCCTGTGGgtttctttcaaaaattaatatgatttgatttaaaCTATTTTATTCaagtatttttatattttctgtATTTATTGCAGTCGGCTTTCAGAGCTAAAGCTTTGGAGTACCATCCTGATCAAAATCAAGATAATAAAGGTAAATTTTTGTTTGTGCTCGTTAGTGTTCGTCATCATTCTCATGTCTCATGTTTgaaaaaattaatggataaatcctTTCCATCTAATGTTGAGTGCAGAAACTGCAGAGGCAAAGTTCAAAGAAATAATGGCATCCTATGAAGCAATaaaggaggagaggaaaaatTGAAATACGTGTCAATGCCAACCATTGTTGTAAAATCCGGAGAATTGTTAGGagaacattattttttttttaaaaaaaaagtctatATAAGAAATAATGTTTATGGATTTTAAAAGCAACGGTCAGGTCCTATCATCTCTTGTTGCATTGGGACAATCcaaccatttttttttattttttgtgagAAGTGTGTTAAACTTAAGGAACGCTTTAACAAAAGTATAACTTACATGGATGATTCCTGTTATTTCTGTGGGAAATGTTATGATAATGTCATTATAGTGTTAAGCTTGAATTTGCTCTAAGATGGAGCTAAGTATCTAGTGATCTCATCTGAATCCATTCCAGTTTGTGAATACCCGGCATCGGTTTAACCTTTATTAATCGAAGTCTTTGGGTCAAAGTCAGTATGTTACGGACAAGATTGGACAGTGATTAATCGGTAAACACAGGCTCGAGCAAACGTCTTAGTTGAGTTGAGGCCAATATATGTGAGGTAGaacatgaagaaaatgagaaagcTACTTACCGTTACTACCGGGGCAGCATCGACTCTTTGAAACTAATTCAGATCCTCTATCTCCATTTCTTTCTGTCCTCGTGTCACATTGTCGATCGGACAGATCAGATTAAATCTCAagacatcatgacatctttaaaatatgtgtagtatcctcgtgatgtgtaAAACATTCttgagatttaatctgatccgtccgatcgacaatgAAACACGGAGACAAAGAAAAATAGAGACAGAAAATCTGAACTACTTTGAAATCATACCCGTTTGCAATTACACATAATAGCATCATCAAAGGCTAATTGTGCGGTTGAACCTAGACTTGGTCAACGAGAAGAATATGTCTTTTCCGTCGCCAAAGTTCCTACGGTCAACCTAACCAAAAAAGGAAAATCCCCACGTTCAACGTTTCATCGCCAATAACATAGAGTGGCCCCCTCCCCACCATTCTCCTTCGCTTAGCGGTCCGCCTCCCTCGCCCAATGACGTTCCTACCGGTCTCCGGCAGGGACGGCCGCAAGCTCCGTCGCTCCTACCGCTCTCCGCTACTCTGCAAGCACAGCAACGACGGGGATAGAGATGGCGGCGCCTCATTCCCCGGCGCCGTCTTCAACCTTTCCACCACCATCGTGGGGGCAGGCATCATGGCCATCCCTGTCGCCGTCAAGGTCCTGGGCCTGCTCCCGGGCCTCGCCATCATCCCTCTCGCTGCTTTTATCACCCACGCCTCCATCGACATGATCCTCCGCGCCGGTCGCCCACCTGCCACTTTCGACAAGCCCGCAAACACCGTGCCCCCTTCCTATGCCGCTATTGTCAGCGACGCTCTCGGCGCTCCCGGCGGCACCCTCCTCCAGTCCTGCATCATCCTCAACAACCTCGGCATGCTCGTCGTCTACATGATCATCATTGGCAAATACCCCATCTCTCAGATCATCTAATCATATTTAGAAAGTCTTCGAATTTATAATTCGTCGGTTGATATGCTGAGCAGGGGACGTGCTCTCCGGCACGTCGGTCCGCGGATCGGACCATCACACAGGCGTCCTCGAGAGATGGTTCGGTCAGCAATGGTGGACGGAACGCGCCTTCCTCCTCCTCACCACCACCATCTTCGTCTTTGCCCCCTTAATCTCCCTAAAGCGCGTCGGTGAGGGCATCAATCAATCACTGTGCACGCCGCCTCCTCTCTGTTTCAATCTGTTTCTAATATAAAGATTCCTCCCACGCGCGTGTAGATTCGCTACGGTACACGTCGGCTCTCTCGGTGGCTTTGGCGGTGGTATTCGTGGTAGTCATGGCCGGAATCGCCATTGCAAAGATGGCGAAGGGCAGTATTGGGATGCCGCGCCTCCTCCCACAAGTATCCGACCTCGCCAGCTTCTGGAAGCTCTTCACCACCGTCCCTATTCTCGTCACAGCCTACATTTGCCACTTCAACGGTAAGGCGCTTTATATcgcatatttaattatttatcaatcaaaataagaCCTTTGGTGTGCAAGTGGCCCAATATATTGATCGACTACTCGCAGTGCATCCCATCGAGAACGAGCTCAAGGAGCCTGGTCAGATGAGGAGCATCGTGCAGGTCTCCCTGGTGCTCTGCTCGATCGTGTACGTGGCAACCGGCCTCTTCGGGTTCCTCCTTTTCGGGGAGGCGACGATGGACGACGTGCTGGCAAATTTCGACGCCGACCTGGGATTCGGCACCGCCATCAATGATGTGGTGAGGCTCAGCTACGCCTCCCACCTGATGCTGGTGTTCCCCATCGTGTTCTACTCCCTCCGGCTCAACCTGGATGGCCTCCTCTTCCCACGGGCGGCCGTGCCCATCGCCTACGACGACGGCAGGTTCGCCTTCATCACGTACGGATTCATGCTGTTGGTATTCATGGGCGCTAATTTGGTGCCCAGCATCTGGGTCGCGTTCCAGTTCACGGGCGCCACCGCCTCGGTCGCCGTCGGGTTCGTCTTCCCGGCGTTGATCGCGCTGAGGTACATAACAAATTATAGATCTGAAACTTTGCATTGCGCAGCGATAGGAGTACTGATCTCGTGGATTGATTGATGGCTTTAATTTCGACCGGTGGCAGGGACGTGCATGGTGTGGCGACGAGGAAGGACCGAGCGCTGGCTTGGGCGATGATTCTGTTGGCGATGTTCTCTAGCAGTGCGGCCATCTACAGCAACATCTGCGACATGTTCATCGACAGCAGCTCCACACGATGATAATGAAAAAGAATAATATTTTGTTTTTAGAGTGACCGTCGTGTATGAGTGGGGTGCTAACACCTTGTAGAAGtaaatttgtttgcaaaaattgccaaacagcaagatagaagaaaaaggaaatatatgtGTGCTAAAACAGAGAGCAATCAAGGAAACTGCAGGTAAGGGCCTATATATTATACTAGAGAGATTGACAGAGCAGAATAATGATTCGTAAGTAAATTGAAGTAATGTATTGCTCAGCCTTCTAATACTACTTTGACGTCACCAAGTATCTGAAATTgagtaaataaatatataatgaaATTAATTGTAGCGCACGCATCAGATGAGAGCGAATTAATAGTCCATCTATTGCAAAGAATAATATACAAAATTTTTACTCCGTATATTAACACTGTAGATATCGTAAATTAGAAGAGGGGAAGCCATTGCAGGGGGCGGATGTCGTACGTCCAGTTGCGTAGGCAGCCGGAAGGGTCGTCAGCGACCTGCCGAGGTTGGATTGGCAGGCCTCGTCGTCGGGATCGGAGAGCACCGAAGGAGAGATGAGCAGGAGTGGGAAAAGAAGCAGCGACAAGATTGAACTCATCACATACGGAATGAGCTATTAAATATTGAAATTAGATTAACGAAAAACTAATTGTGTTTGAATTACTGAAATAATATACTGATAATTAATTAGTGAACCGCGTGTCTCCATCCGTTTTAAGCAACACTTTGATACAATATGAATTCTATATTTAAGAATCACGCATAAATTATTGGTTATAATTGTCTTTTATCATTGCTATTTAATAGGTCAATGTAAAATTAAATTACGAAAAATATTTATGGTGtacaattataaaaaaaacacTCATATATATGTTGACAAAAATTACACGTAAGAAATAAAACAAGGAGGAAAGTGTAGCCATGTAGATATTTATtatcttattatatttttaacttGCCATTATTTCGTATGACTAGTTTGAAggggttttgattttgattttttttattttttgagtttttgaagttttttttctctcaataataataataataataataataataataataataatttaaagaaatttggATTAGTATATGATCCTATCTGAGTGTGAGTAGACGGACGTTGGGAAGATGACGCTTATGTTGACTGGATGTCGACTGAAGGTGATGCGGACCTCGAACGAGctaagcctgcaaccatagagtcgTTAGTGCCGAACCGAAGAGGAGTtctccggcgatggccctccgacgctcaagtcagctaccGGTGGCAAgcaaatgaagtagagaagaaaggagcaacAGCAAGACTGTAGCTACAATGATGAAAATCATATCTCTGATGAAGCTTTGGGGCTTCTTATATAGAGCCCCTAATagacgcgtgcacgcttcccgaaGCATGCACACTTCCTAAAGCATACCTGGAAAGGtcatgtcagaaaagcgtgtctaacGCCATACCTTAATAGCCCGaacatatccctgacgtgacagtggaagcttccaccgtacgatcatcTGTCTAACCACGTCGTCGACCATGTCGCCTATCGATAACACTAATCCCTATGAAGATATTGCCAACTGCTCCTTTGTCTGAtattgggccgagcgggagaaccGCTCGGCCAGTCTGTCGTCCGGGTGATGCAACAGCCGGGCCGAGGCTCCCGAACGGGAGAGCCGTTCGGCCAGTCTGTCGTTCGAGTGATGCAACAGCCGGGCCATGCGTCCGCTCGGCCAATGCTCTGTTGGTTGGCTCCCCCCATCGGGCGAGGGAACCCTGTCTACTAGGTCGAGGCTGCATCCACTGTTTACCCGAGCGAGGTGGCCACTCGGCCTTCGTGCCTCCCTGGTTGAGcttcatgagcgtcggaagctcggtgtctgaccgagctgtcgaagtgtcAGACCGTCTACTCTTTCTACTGACCACGGAGGTAATTCGCCTGATCGGGGCACCCGCCtaatgttgaccactttgacctcctaCCGGTCGGGCcctaccttaccaccggatcaatatatatatttaactcgAGATTAGGCTTATTAATGATTTGGTCTCCACGTAGGACGAGCACGTACAAATAGATTTGACCACGGTTCGGAGTTGACGATTCGATAGTTTAAAATCATCAATTCGACGGTTTCTAAtaagtcgacccttaaccttaatcgCCCAAGATGATTATGATTCACGGTTCGGAACCGTCGGTTCATGATTTTGCTCAcgattcaagattattatatttaaaaaaattaaatttaaaatttattaataaaaaaagttTACATTTATTTAATTGCTTGTATATCCCTTTAGGGTAAAGGGAATCAAAGTCCACGTagttattttacatttttattcttttacatTAGAATGTGGCATGTTATTCACTTCCATTTCTCGTTCCCCCTTGTATTCGTTCattcggtatcaaaatcttcgacTTTGTCATCTAAAGCTATATtctccttggattcttttcttggCTCTAGTCCAGTGGCGAATCAAGATAAAAAAGGAAGAGGGTGCTCCAAGAAGAGAGCTGGAGCTTGTCTTCCTTCTCGTTGTCCCTCGGACTGCAGCATACTGGTGGAATTTTCCGAGAGCAAGGGGGTGCTCAAGCACACTCCCGCTCCCCCCTAGATCCGTCACTGCTCTAGTCCAATAGTTGAGTAATACTTGAGCTCTCAATGAGTCAGGAGACAAAGTTGGACATCGTTCATCCAATATGTTGTCGTCGGTACTGAACGTCTACTCCACAGCAACAATTGACACTTGACGACTAAAATTTTTTTGGCAATCACAGAGAGAACGGAAAAGCTTTAGCCTTCTATAATCACCACTTTAggatattaaaatttttactatttgcttcactaaaataaaaaaaaaaatcataaaataattctcaagttttgGTGTGACACTTGAGGATTTTCATGGATGTTTCGtctgttcttttaataaaaattatgcttttgtaagttttaaattattactagtagtttgttgtattatAGAAATATTAGGTTGTATTctatattttatataatattgattttaaatatcatataaataaattttaatattatatatattattaattggattagaagaaaatatttaattataattaacatatcataatataaattaacatttcttataaaacttctaatttaaatctaggatctaaatcaagtacaatcaaataaatttcaagaataacataaaaatatttttcttatttagttGTCATAGCTAATATGcaagaatataaaaatttattattaatatattcatttaaaactaatactatatcgaaaatttttctaaaattaaatgaGCAGTGAGATAATAAATTGGAAAGTTGTTCGATTACATAGTATTTGTTTTGTAATCCGATTAgaaaacttcactaccttttgtaatccagattacattatattacaagtttaaaattaaaccaaacaaaataatcaaccttgtaatataatcctgattacattacaaggcagattacatcctaccaaacgtagcctagaagtaattgcatcggtacttcatTGTGTTTCAGGTGTCAGAATTAGAAGGTGCTTTTATCATCGATGGATTGAATGTTGGAGTCTTCGTGCGGATTCACTATTTCCTTTCCCCTCTGAGATCAAGATGATGAACCGCCACCATCTCCTTCCATTGTAGTTAAAAATTGGAAACGAAAATGCATATAAATACAGATTTGGAGTTGAAAACGTGCAGAGAATGCGAAATTGAAAATAAGAGTAGAGAAtatgtgtgtgaaaatgatgaaataaacTCTTTATTTTTAGAGTTTGGATAGTAACGAATACTAAATCATAgttattgattaaaaaaaatgatcaaaCGATCTTAACCGATCAAAATAATACCCCCAAAAAATCCCCCTAATGGCTAGGTCGGTGGTTCCAACGGTTAGGAATCACCAatagggaaaaaaaaaaatcggtTGGCCAACCCGGTGATTAACCAATAGTCTATCAATTTTGGGGGTTTGGAATTGGATGCCGACCTAGCGGGCAGATTCTTGTTCAGCCTGACAACCCGTGTCAACAGGCAACCGATACGTTGACTGAGTTACGTTTGGGCTGAACTCGGCTTGGGATTAGGTCTACGGACAAACAATTTTTGACTGCCAACATATTAAGGGGTATTTAGGGGTGAGCAAAATTAAACTGAATTAATCCATGAAATTTTAAAGTTTGGTTACtttgtaaatttaattttttttaaaaaaatatataggtcATTTTGattaattcttaattttaaaTCCTGATGCAGCTAAATGAATAGACAgatttatttcatttttcttttataattatcatAATGGTTAGAGATTCAGACTAATGATAGTATATAATTTATGATTTTACATAATTGTTAGAGATTTAGAGAAGAATAGTATCTAATTTATGATTTTGCATGGTCTCCCACGTTCCGATTGATCCCATTAATTGATTGCTTAGCCCTATTCTAGAGTTTACTAGATTTAATTACAAGCTGCCGTTCAATTAAAATGTGAAACATCTGGATGAAACGACTAGTGGCGTGCGCATCAATCGAAAACAGGGTTCAGAAATAAAACAAAGACATACAGTTTCATCGACCATGAAATTTAAGAATATGGAAGTACCTGTAAAGTTATCGATAGATATATTAGTCTAAGCACTACCTATAGTTGTCTGTTCTTTTCGCTAATACTCAAGGAATTAGTTTTTTTAGTTGACATCAGTTATTTATCTTTTCAAACTTATTAATTCCCGTTAACCAGCTCATTCCACGAAAAGTTTACATCAGCCATAAAAAAAAAACGGGGAAGTGGAGACCCATGAAAATAATTAGTTGGGTTAGATTCATGGTTCTATTGCTGACCCTTTTTGGATTAGGCATCCTTGTGGTCCTgttaattttgaaacttgagaCAGTGCTTTCATGCCTTCAAAAACTCCGTCTACTGCTTTATAGCAGGCTGCAAATTCCAAGTGCGGCTCCCGTCTCAACTCCATGGTTCTTGAACGATTGACCATACCTATATAACGCTGGTAGCCTGATAACTAAGCGGGAAGAGGCTTCAAATATCTCCTAGTTAAAGCCAATTGATTGCTCTTGGGCTTATATAAGTTACTCACAGTAGGGTGTGAAGGACCATTCACTTGCTCATTTGGTCCGCATAAATCCCCATTCTTGTCCGGGAGCGAAATAAGCAATCACTCACAACTAATATTTCAATTTATTGTTTATTGTAGTTAGGCTGAGACTAGTTGGAAAATCAGTTAGGCTAGATAGATTAGTAATCAATGGGACTATATGAACTGGATGATTGGACAAACTGATCAATGAATTAAAGAAGACATTGATCGTTGGATATGGTGAATCAAACAACCAAAAGATGGATTGATATAGGCCGAGCAGATTAGTTAGAATGAGAAAGTCAAATTGGTCGATTGAGTCTAGCAAGTCATGCAAGTTAGTGGAGTTCATAGTGTTGCGTAAAGAGGaaggcaacacctctcaacctttaaagcggaagaagaggaagtgaaaaAGAGATCGcacggaacaacaagacaaagacgcacaaaaggagagcaaacacgagaAATGAGAAGAAGAAAAGTTACTGTGGTTCAGCGACGTGTCTACTCTACAAAACGGCCAAAGCTTTATtaaaattctctctacacaagaaaATCATATTGATTCTTGTGATTGTTGTTATACAATAAGTTtataatgatccctataaataatgcataaacctcatatccagaaaaatcataacagaaatttattatgaaaaatcgcaacagaattctgttatgaaaaatcgtaacagaattctgttatataaaatcgtaacagaattttattacgaaaaatcttaacagatttttcttaaATAGCATCCATCACATTGactttcatccaaatatgagtcactcGTCAATAATATctaccttggcgaatattcaccccttcgaagagCACGAGTAGCTGAATAAAGCTCcatttggatatctggatctaggcttccttcctctaacatatagagatatggattaagtcaaacaatgcttgaacttctctgtggtcactgaCTTTGCAGCATGtctgcagcattgtctgcagtgtgaTCCTTCTTAAGTTGAATTTCCCCAAAAACAATCAattctctgatcttgtgaaatctCACATCGATGtgcttggttctcgcatgatataCCTTATTCTttgccaaatagatagcactctgactatcacATAATAACTTGACTCCATTTTGTTGAACActcagttctctgaccaaccctgtaagccataaagctttCTTCGCTACTTCAGTTGCTGCCATGTACTTCGACTCCGTAGTaaacaatgcaacaatagattgtatcatagatttctaACAAATAGGTTCTCTTACCATAGTGAACATATATCTTGTAGTAGACatcctgttatctaaatctcctgtaTAGTCCgcatctacgtacccagcaactgaaggatcttccggttgtcatactaactgcttgcgccaaatctggtctcgtgcaaaccatccaatacatcagacaaccaactgcactggtATAAGGAActtttgacatctcttggatctcgtcatccatCTTTGGGCACTGTGTACTGCAAAACTTAAAGTGATGCGCCCGGGGTGTGCTCGCCGACTTTACATTCTTCATGTTGGGCATATCtagcaccttctccacatagctacgttgagataGCCATAATCTCCCTACAGCTCTAtccctgtgaatctccatcccaagaatcttcttggtctctctcaaatctttcatgtcaaatttcttgctcagtagcctcttcaatttgttAACCTCTTTTATCTTCTTcacaacaatgagcatgtcatctacatatagtagtaagaaaatcagtgatttatcttcaaggctcttcacatatatgcaacAGTCATATTCACATCTCCTATATtcattttgaatcatgtatgaatcaaaacgtttgtatcattgcctaggagattgtttcaatccatagagcgatcttcaacttacaaaccaaccGTTCTTGTCCGagctgactaaatccctcaggttgtgacataaaaatttgctcctccaaatttctatgaagaaatgtcatctttacatccatttgctccagttgtaaatcgtgatgtgccactaAAGATAacaccgctctaattgacgtatgtcttaccattggagagaaaatttcttcgtAGTCAATTCCTTTTCTCTGTGAATATCCCTTTAGTACCAATCAAGCCTTGAACTTCACTTtttctccctctgacattgcttctttcttcttgaatatccacttgcaccctataactttctctcctttaggaagttccactagatctcacgtttggttcttatgcaacgactaCATCTCCTCTGTCATAGCACTCGTCCACCTGTTCTTCTCAGAGCTTTGTATCGCCTCCTGAAAAAATGTAGAgtctccgctactagtgataAGAGAATAAGACACCAAGTCTTCGAATCCATATCtggtgggtggttttacgactcaTCTCGTTCTACCACCACCTATAGTGCGATGCTtcatgtgctctgagctagaatcatcatAGTCAtaagtctctagctccacctgcataaCATCTTTCTCTATGTTGCtctgtggtgtttcctttccttcttcctgagtacgctGCAGCATAgttttctcgtcaaacaccacatctctgctgatcaccaccttgtttgccttaggatcccaaagcttgaagtatttaactcctttctgatacccCAGAAAAATGCACTGCTTTAACTTCGCATCGAGCTTTGATCTTTcttcactagatatgtgcatataggttGGACATCTAAAAACTCGAAGATaagagtaatctacttgatttcCTGTGCATACTTCttctgatactttgccttctaatGTTGCCTTTGGTGATCTAGAGATAACATGCTATGTTAACTGCTtccgcccagaaattctttgcaagcctTGCATTCAGTTTGAGATATCTTACCTTCTtaatgattgtcctgttcaaccttgTTGGAAATGGGTATAATGATTGATATCCTTTTATTCTATATTTTTGCAAAATAATAGCAATACTACTATGCATATTCGAGCGAATATTAAAAGATGTATTATAAATAAAGATTCCTCTACTTTGTGACACTAGAGATTAGGACATATCTCTCTAGAGAGGATAAAAAGATTAGTAAATGATGGAATACTTACTGCTTTAGATTTTGCTAATTTTGAGACTTGTGTGAATTGCATTAAGGGAATGCAGACTAATAAATCTAAAAAAGGTGCAAAAAAGAGTACTAAAATATTGAAGACCATACATTCAAATAAATGTTGTCCAAACATGGATATGCATAATCCAAAATATTTCATCTATCACGACTCGAAGACATCATCCCTATAGGAGAGGTAGTCTCGCTGCTAGGACAATATTCATCCCTGCATCAAATTCATAAATAATATCGGAGAAAGGTACACTAGGTTGTACAAAAACGAGCATGAAACACTTTA
This window contains:
- the LOC122034995 gene encoding amino acid transporter AVT6B-like, yielding MTFLPVSGRDGRKLRRSYRSPLLCKHSNDGDRDGGASFPGAVFNLSTTIVGAGIMAIPVAVKVLGLLPGLAIIPLAAFITHASIDMILRAGRPPATFDKPANTVPPSYAAIVSDALGAPGGTLLQSCIILNNLGMLVVYMIIIGDVLSGTSVRGSDHHTGVLERWFGQQWWTERAFLLLTTTIFVFAPLISLKRVDSLRYTSALSVALAVVFVVVMAGIAIAKMAKGSIGMPRLLPQVSDLASFWKLFTTVPILVTAYICHFNVHPIENELKEPGQMRSIVQVSLVLCSIVYVATGLFGFLLFGEATMDDVLANFDADLGFGTAINDVVRLSYASHLMLVFPIVFYSLRLNLDGLLFPRAAVPIAYDDGRFAFITYGFMLLVFMGANLVPSIWVAFQFTGATASVAVGFVFPALIALRDVHGVATRKDRALAWAMILLAMFSSSAAIYSNICDMFIDSSSTR